A single Pantoea rwandensis DNA region contains:
- a CDS encoding type 4 pilus major pilin: MSSKAFPQHQRHPDRGWGILEHGAIALGTVIVICIVGAWVWSLWGKKSVGVEVSNLQTIVTNAQQLKQTQGGYNFTSGTTMTGTLIQQGGAPKAGWTIQGTASSGSATMWNSYGGQVVMAPVATNGFNNGFSVTTQKVPQADCISLATQLGSGGAFSAITINSTDYSDGVVSAEEAGKSCSADSGMTGNNTLVFTHNG, translated from the coding sequence ATGTCATCAAAGGCTTTCCCGCAGCATCAGCGCCATCCCGACCGCGGCTGGGGCATTCTGGAACACGGTGCCATTGCGCTGGGTACCGTCATTGTTATCTGTATTGTTGGTGCATGGGTATGGAGCCTGTGGGGGAAAAAGTCCGTTGGCGTGGAGGTGTCAAATCTCCAGACCATCGTGACCAATGCTCAGCAGCTCAAGCAGACACAGGGGGGATATAACTTCACTAGTGGCACCACGATGACCGGTACGCTCATTCAGCAGGGGGGCGCACCGAAAGCCGGCTGGACCATTCAGGGGACGGCGAGCTCAGGCTCCGCCACCATGTGGAACAGTTACGGCGGGCAGGTCGTGATGGCGCCGGTGGCGACTAACGGGTTTAACAACGGATTTTCCGTGACGACTCAGAAAGTACCGCAGGCAGACTGCATCTCTCTCGCTACCCAACTGGGCTCCGGTGGTGCGTTCAGCGCTATTACCATCAACAGTACGGACTACAGCGATGGTGTTGTGAGTGCAGAAGAGGCGGGAAAATCCTGCTCTGCTGACAGCGGTATGACCGGTAACAATACCCTCGTCTTCACGCACAATGGCTGA
- a CDS encoding tyrosine-type recombinase/integrase produces MALRNRIKKMTLVKALDKYFSSVSVHKRGHLQEFYRINVLKRSALAGKFMDEISSVDIADYRDSRLSTISTRTGHNVSANTVRLELALLSALYNLARIEWGTCSHNPVEHVRKPAASPGRTRRLTSVEERRIKRALQSKNPQLLAIFQLALETAMRQGEILSLRWEYVDLHMGVAHLPLTKNGTARDVPLSWKARQVLKEFAGAVSGPVFSYTSNGFKSAWRALLCETGIKDLHFHDLRHEAVSRLFELGTLNVMEVAAISGHKSMNMLKRYTHLRATQLVSKLDARRRQAQKLATIFIPYPAEIEEKEGQYLLRFTDLDHTVITAATREEAVFLAASSLLRIQAIAARAGKRLPPPGEINVRDPGRVLINPFVTKESVSAD; encoded by the coding sequence ATGGCACTGCGGAATCGCATAAAAAAAATGACGCTGGTTAAGGCGCTGGATAAATATTTTAGTAGTGTCTCTGTGCATAAGCGCGGCCACCTGCAGGAGTTTTACCGAATAAATGTGTTAAAACGATCGGCACTGGCTGGCAAATTTATGGATGAGATTTCATCCGTGGATATCGCTGATTATCGGGATTCAAGGCTCAGCACAATTAGTACCCGTACAGGTCACAATGTCAGTGCAAATACTGTCAGGCTGGAACTGGCATTACTTTCCGCACTTTATAACCTTGCACGCATTGAATGGGGAACCTGCTCTCATAATCCGGTTGAACACGTACGTAAACCTGCTGCGTCTCCGGGGCGGACCCGTCGTCTCACTTCAGTTGAAGAACGCCGCATTAAACGTGCTCTTCAAAGTAAAAATCCGCAGCTCCTTGCTATTTTTCAACTGGCGTTAGAAACAGCCATGCGTCAGGGCGAAATCCTGTCTCTGAGGTGGGAGTACGTCGATCTTCATATGGGAGTGGCGCATCTGCCTTTAACAAAAAATGGTACAGCCCGGGACGTACCTTTGTCCTGGAAGGCGCGGCAGGTGCTGAAAGAGTTCGCAGGTGCGGTTTCAGGGCCCGTTTTCAGCTACACATCAAATGGATTCAAGAGCGCCTGGCGTGCCCTTCTGTGTGAAACAGGAATTAAGGACCTTCACTTTCATGACCTTCGCCACGAGGCGGTCAGCCGGCTGTTTGAGCTGGGCACTCTGAATGTCATGGAGGTTGCGGCTATTTCCGGTCATAAGAGTATGAATATGCTAAAGCGATATACCCATCTGCGCGCGACACAACTGGTGAGCAAGCTGGATGCGCGGCGTCGTCAGGCGCAAAAACTGGCGACTATTTTCATACCTTATCCGGCAGAGATTGAGGAAAAAGAAGGGCAATACCTTCTGCGCTTCACAGATCTCGATCATACGGTCATAACAGCAGCAACGCGTGAAGAGGCAGTCTTCTTAGCAGCGTCAAGTCTCCTGCGCATTCAGGCGATCGCCGCGCGAGCGGGCAAGAGACTCCCGCCTCCTGGGGAAATTAACGTCCGTGACCCCGGAAGGGTCCTGATAAACCCTTTTGTAACTAAGGAATCAGTTTCCGCAGATTGA
- the pilV gene encoding shufflon system plasmid conjugative transfer pilus tip adhesin PilV, with translation MKSNNSMDRGWAILSTGAALIILLLVSVWGYSLISEWMQKRTWMNTSAQVSRFTQAVKSYTGRYYDTLLSSATTTAPVIVTPVMLKNTGFLEQGFSENTIDGQGYRAALVRNGTNTDQLQALVYTQNGSALPFLALRQISMDITSGMGGYIWTSGIATGAMSSWSLPLSQFGVSTTQGHIAVLLTTDELGVARGESDRLYRFSVTGKPDLNTMHTSIDMGGNNLNNTATVNAANGAFTSNVTAGGNITASGTVTGQNVTAGSNVTAGNAMTANNDIRSNNGWFITRGSKGWLNETYGGGFYMSDNDWVRAINNKNIYTGGQVRGGSVRADGRLSTGEVLQLDGVNSAGAGCSPNGLVSRDGAGAILSCQSGVWSGSKNSGRYSLVGSFTSQYNGYNSANATITVYAVGGNSIVYKDLGDGQGCTNTWALSASAGGVGAASASDNNPAWAKSGTISFQVPANTGYSIVSNPLPSQGCSPGAFTIYTYE, from the coding sequence GTGAAATCAAACAACTCAATGGACCGGGGATGGGCCATCCTCAGCACCGGCGCTGCACTGATTATCCTTCTGCTGGTCAGCGTATGGGGCTATTCACTGATCAGTGAATGGATGCAAAAGCGCACCTGGATGAACACGTCCGCACAGGTATCACGCTTTACCCAGGCCGTGAAGAGTTACACGGGGCGTTATTACGACACATTGCTCTCGAGTGCCACAACAACGGCCCCGGTCATCGTGACCCCGGTCATGTTAAAAAATACCGGTTTTCTGGAGCAGGGGTTCAGTGAAAATACGATAGATGGTCAGGGATATCGTGCTGCGCTGGTCCGCAATGGGACGAATACCGATCAGCTGCAGGCTCTGGTGTACACGCAGAACGGCTCCGCGCTTCCTTTTCTGGCGCTGCGTCAGATATCCATGGATATCACGTCAGGCATGGGTGGGTATATCTGGACGTCAGGCATCGCCACCGGTGCGATGAGCAGCTGGAGCTTACCGTTGTCACAATTTGGTGTCAGTACCACGCAGGGGCATATTGCCGTGCTGCTGACAACAGATGAACTGGGCGTTGCGCGCGGTGAAAGTGATCGCCTGTATCGTTTTTCCGTTACCGGCAAGCCCGACCTTAATACGATGCATACCAGCATTGACATGGGAGGAAACAATCTCAATAACACGGCCACCGTCAACGCAGCAAACGGTGCCTTCACCAGTAATGTCACTGCGGGCGGTAATATCACCGCCAGTGGAACTGTGACCGGGCAGAATGTGACAGCCGGCTCGAATGTGACCGCGGGTAATGCCATGACGGCAAATAATGATATCCGTTCAAATAATGGCTGGTTTATAACGCGTGGGAGCAAGGGCTGGCTGAATGAGACGTATGGCGGCGGTTTTTATATGTCTGATAACGACTGGGTGCGTGCCATCAATAACAAAAATATTTACACCGGCGGTCAGGTTCGCGGCGGAAGCGTTCGGGCAGACGGGCGCCTGTCTACGGGAGAGGTTTTACAGCTTGATGGTGTCAACTCGGCCGGCGCAGGTTGCTCGCCAAACGGGCTGGTAAGCCGCGACGGTGCTGGCGCCATACTTTCCTGTCAATCCGGTGTGTGGAGTGGATCCAAAAACAGCGGACGTTATTCCTTAGTTGGCAGCTTCACTTCACAGTACAACGGATATAACTCAGCTAATGCAACTATCACTGTGTATGCAGTAGGCGGTAATTCAATCGTGTACAAGGATCTCGGTGATGGTCAGGGCTGTACTAACACCTGGGCGCTGAGTGCTTCTGCAGGTGGCGTAGGAGCAGCGTCTGCATCCGACAATAATCCAGCCTGGGCTAAATCAGGGACGATTTCATTTCAGGTGCCTGCCAATACCGGCTATTCGATCGTTTCAAACCCGCTGCCAAGTCAAGGGTGCTCACCAGGTGCTTTTACCATATATACCTATGAGTAG
- a CDS encoding plasmid transfer protein has product MSPSHASPEELLPDAPESQLCGPEVQPSAAVKPRQRLPFSPRKILLTGSAILLTVSLAGSLIALVVMGSQVSDLTIRFNTLDAAFRSGQIGQLTSNVSAMENRLKTLEQQAAALADLPGAVQSTREQQDSLKSAINQLRDNENTNSQAVAQLQTRAGALEHDVQQAKATLDELNRRAEPAQKPSEPEKPRTASEAGKSRTASASKKINRSVRRAVTLAAPFELTGIERRGGQTFAVVIPRGASQISAMRLLSPGDSLMGWTLKSTEGGHAARFQVNGSEQLIQAQ; this is encoded by the coding sequence ATGTCACCCAGTCATGCCTCACCCGAGGAACTACTTCCGGATGCGCCTGAGTCTCAGCTCTGTGGGCCAGAGGTGCAGCCCTCTGCTGCAGTCAAGCCGCGTCAGCGACTGCCGTTTAGCCCCCGAAAAATTCTCCTGACCGGCAGTGCAATTTTACTGACTGTCAGTCTGGCCGGATCACTCATTGCGCTGGTTGTTATGGGCAGTCAGGTATCTGACCTCACCATTCGTTTTAACACGCTCGATGCCGCTTTTCGCAGCGGACAGATTGGCCAGCTGACCTCAAATGTTTCGGCAATGGAAAATCGGCTTAAAACGCTTGAACAGCAGGCCGCCGCGCTTGCTGACCTGCCTGGCGCAGTTCAGTCAACCCGTGAACAGCAGGACAGCCTGAAGAGCGCGATCAATCAGCTCCGTGATAACGAAAACACCAACAGCCAGGCGGTGGCTCAGTTGCAGACCCGCGCGGGTGCGCTAGAGCACGACGTTCAGCAGGCTAAAGCCACGCTGGATGAGCTTAACCGCAGGGCAGAACCTGCACAAAAACCTTCAGAGCCTGAAAAGCCCCGCACCGCCAGTGAGGCAGGAAAAAGTCGGACGGCGTCCGCATCAAAAAAGATTAACCGGTCAGTCAGGCGCGCGGTGACGCTGGCTGCACCGTTCGAGCTGACCGGCATTGAACGTCGTGGCGGTCAGACCTTCGCCGTGGTCATTCCCCGGGGTGCCTCGCAGATATCAGCGATGCGCCTGCTTTCTCCGGGTGACAGTCTGATGGGCTGGACGCTGAAATCCACGGAGGGGGGGCATGCGGCCCGCTTCCAGGTCAATGGCAGT
- a CDS encoding type II secretion system F family protein — translation MASVNRFTPDRDMSVAEKLRYRLVRATFTGQYRQPFYETLRFLLENRKQLKEALIMIGEVHTDFGQRWHPYHELVQDCLEGVNDNRPGRALQDVLAVWAPYEEAALISAGMETGNIPGALMQADKLILARRRILGQVLFASVFPVVLVLLGTGLLLANNLALVPTMSKMSDPAGWTGALGLMNGVALWTGQWGLTAAAVAAGLVVLAFWSLPRWRGRLRRFADYLMPWSVYKDLQGAVFLMNIGALLGAGVQELKSLQILNGFAPPWLQERIEGAMECMSEGDSLGRAMRNSGYDFPSREAVNYLSLLDKGSSAASLITRYADRWLEQALARVARRANVTKLFSLVLIMSFFLLILLMVMQIQDMNTFSNH, via the coding sequence ATGGCATCCGTTAATCGCTTTACGCCAGACAGGGACATGTCGGTCGCAGAAAAACTGCGCTATCGCCTTGTCAGAGCGACCTTTACCGGCCAGTATCGCCAGCCCTTTTACGAGACGCTGCGCTTTCTGCTGGAGAACCGCAAACAACTTAAAGAGGCGCTGATCATGATCGGTGAAGTGCATACCGATTTTGGCCAGCGCTGGCATCCCTACCATGAGCTGGTCCAGGACTGCCTTGAAGGGGTAAACGATAACCGCCCCGGGCGCGCACTGCAGGATGTCCTCGCCGTCTGGGCACCCTATGAGGAGGCCGCGCTGATCAGCGCCGGGATGGAAACCGGCAATATTCCTGGCGCCCTGATGCAGGCCGACAAGCTCATTCTCGCCCGCCGGCGCATCCTCGGTCAGGTTCTTTTCGCCTCGGTGTTCCCTGTCGTGTTGGTCTTGCTGGGAACAGGACTGCTGCTGGCCAACAATCTGGCGCTGGTGCCAACGATGAGCAAAATGTCCGATCCTGCGGGCTGGACCGGGGCACTCGGCCTGATGAACGGCGTCGCACTCTGGACAGGCCAGTGGGGGCTGACCGCGGCGGCTGTAGCCGCCGGTCTGGTGGTTCTTGCATTCTGGTCTCTGCCGCGGTGGCGGGGGCGACTGCGTCGTTTCGCTGATTACCTCATGCCCTGGTCGGTTTACAAAGACCTGCAGGGCGCCGTTTTTCTGATGAATATTGGGGCGCTGCTCGGTGCCGGCGTGCAGGAACTCAAATCTCTGCAGATCCTGAACGGATTTGCACCGCCCTGGCTGCAGGAGCGGATTGAGGGGGCGATGGAGTGCATGAGCGAAGGGGATTCTCTGGGCCGTGCAATGCGCAACAGCGGTTATGACTTCCCCAGCCGTGAGGCGGTGAACTACCTCTCGCTGCTGGATAAAGGCAGCAGCGCTGCGTCGCTGATTACCCGGTATGCCGACCGCTGGCTGGAGCAGGCCCTGGCGCGCGTTGCCCGGCGCGCGAACGTCACCAAACTCTTTTCTCTCGTTCTGATTATGAGTTTCTTCTTACTCATTCTGCTGATGGTGATGCAGATTCAGGACATGAACACGTTCAGCAATCATTAA
- a CDS encoding lytic transglycosylase domain-containing protein, whose protein sequence is MLRIFTFLLLIMLCPRAGAFCFDAAGAKYHIDPLLLKAIATGESSLRPGITSINRDKTTGRALSTDYGLMQVNSTHIPSLMAQGVIHSPQELLTRPCLNVQIGTWILAKHFQVCGISWNCLGSYNAGFRKDRHETRESYANRIYAIYRQLLQKERGVKL, encoded by the coding sequence ATGCTGCGTATTTTCACGTTTCTGCTTCTGATCATGCTGTGCCCCCGTGCGGGGGCCTTCTGCTTTGATGCGGCGGGCGCGAAATATCACATTGACCCACTGTTGCTAAAAGCCATAGCAACGGGCGAAAGCAGCCTCCGTCCGGGGATTACCAGTATCAACCGCGATAAAACTACGGGTCGGGCGCTGAGCACCGACTACGGACTTATGCAGGTCAACTCAACACACATTCCTTCGTTGATGGCTCAGGGCGTTATCCACAGCCCTCAGGAACTCCTGACGCGCCCTTGTCTGAACGTGCAAATCGGCACCTGGATACTGGCGAAGCATTTTCAGGTCTGTGGCATCAGTTGGAACTGCCTGGGCTCTTATAACGCCGGCTTCAGAAAAGATCGTCATGAAACCCGTGAGTCCTACGCCAACCGGATTTATGCCATTTACCGCCAGCTTTTGCAGAAAGAACGGGGAGTTAAACTGTGA
- a CDS encoding prepilin peptidase codes for MTLLTLSMPWPTLIIIFPLCICIFSAMASLVRLYLMTSNDGREWVKVFSTPAPAGITWLFAAATAFMIMSPAPALERLLAVLFSLFLFKMTLSDAITGFLPREMTVSCLIAGLVSALAFPAFWEHFFSAVTALAVFAVWRYATFRMHGRECLGLGDVWLAGAVSAWLGGPEGLSALLAGVIFFVIWQLLVRRVSEGGPMGPWLCTGAILVTLTRLYQPLITW; via the coding sequence GTGACCCTGCTGACCCTGAGCATGCCGTGGCCCACGCTTATCATTATTTTCCCACTGTGCATCTGCATCTTCAGTGCAATGGCGAGCCTTGTGCGCCTTTATCTGATGACCTCGAATGATGGTCGGGAGTGGGTAAAGGTCTTTTCCACACCCGCACCGGCAGGTATCACCTGGCTTTTCGCAGCCGCAACAGCCTTTATGATTATGTCTCCGGCGCCCGCCCTGGAACGACTACTGGCGGTATTATTCAGCCTTTTTCTCTTCAAAATGACGCTGAGTGATGCCATTACCGGCTTTCTTCCCCGGGAAATGACGGTTAGCTGTCTAATCGCCGGACTGGTCTCTGCTCTTGCCTTTCCCGCTTTCTGGGAACACTTCTTCTCAGCTGTGACCGCGCTGGCTGTATTTGCCGTATGGCGATATGCCACGTTCAGAATGCATGGCCGAGAATGTCTGGGTCTGGGGGATGTCTGGCTGGCGGGCGCCGTGTCTGCCTGGCTGGGCGGACCTGAAGGACTTTCTGCTTTGCTTGCCGGCGTCATATTTTTTGTGATCTGGCAGTTGCTGGTTCGCCGAGTCAGTGAAGGGGGACCGATGGGGCCCTGGCTGTGCACTGGCGCGATTCTTGTCACTTTAACCCGACTTTATCAACCACTCATTACATGGTGA